A window from Mycolicibacterium tokaiense encodes these proteins:
- a CDS encoding TetR/AcrR family transcriptional regulator translates to MKSIATRTTTAPRRRGDETRARIIEETVRCIVDEGFPAATAKHVAERAGVTWGVIQYHFGDRNGLLTAVVDDGVAKLVESLSAAEVSGLPLPRRIETVVDLAWDCYSSPTSMAAFEILRATRGESSERHLIEMSDAISGLGRLISDDPADRTVAEVIWAALRGMVLVEMIVDQSLDWQRERRTLVDMAVRYLS, encoded by the coding sequence ATGAAAAGTATCGCCACCCGCACCACGACCGCTCCCCGCAGGCGCGGTGACGAGACGCGCGCCAGGATCATCGAGGAGACGGTGCGCTGCATCGTGGACGAGGGTTTTCCGGCCGCCACGGCCAAACATGTCGCCGAACGTGCGGGGGTCACCTGGGGGGTCATCCAGTACCACTTCGGTGACCGCAACGGCCTGCTCACGGCCGTGGTCGACGATGGCGTGGCCAAGCTGGTGGAAAGCCTGTCGGCGGCCGAGGTGTCCGGTCTGCCGTTGCCGCGACGGATCGAGACGGTGGTGGACCTGGCCTGGGACTGCTACAGCAGCCCCACCTCAATGGCCGCCTTCGAGATCCTGCGGGCCACGCGTGGGGAGTCGTCGGAGCGGCATCTGATCGAGATGAGCGACGCCATCAGCGGTCTGGGACGGCTGATCTCCGACGACCCCGCCGATCGTACGGTCGCGGAGGTGATCTGGGCGGCGCTGCGCGGGATGGTGCTCGTCGAGATGATCGTCGATCAATCGCTGGACTGGCAGCGCGAGCGCCGGACCCTGGTCGACATGGCGGTCCGCTACCTCAGTTGA
- a CDS encoding L,D-transpeptidase family protein encodes MRRLLRVVVAAACVMILSATLTPAAAALTPWFANSVGSAAQVISVVGTGGSDAKMDVYQRTGAGWQAVAAAIPAKIGSKGMSPNHFEGSQMTPQGVYSLDFAFGTESNPGGGLPYVQVGPDHWWDGDVNSPTYNTMQVCPRDQCPFSLSGGTENLQIPEYAHAVVMGVNKQRVPGKGSAFFIHSGDGSATAGCVSIDDATLVSLMRWLQPGAVVAVAQ; translated from the coding sequence ATGCGCCGACTCCTCCGCGTGGTGGTTGCTGCTGCGTGTGTGATGATCCTCAGCGCTACGCTCACGCCCGCGGCAGCGGCGTTGACACCGTGGTTCGCCAACTCGGTAGGCTCTGCGGCACAAGTCATTTCGGTGGTCGGCACCGGCGGCTCGGACGCGAAGATGGATGTCTACCAGCGCACGGGCGCCGGCTGGCAAGCGGTGGCGGCGGCGATCCCCGCCAAGATCGGCTCAAAGGGCATGTCGCCAAACCACTTTGAGGGCTCGCAGATGACCCCGCAGGGCGTCTACTCGCTTGACTTTGCCTTCGGCACCGAATCCAACCCCGGCGGCGGGCTGCCATACGTCCAAGTCGGCCCCGATCACTGGTGGGATGGCGACGTGAACAGTCCGACGTACAACACCATGCAGGTCTGCCCCCGGGACCAATGCCCCTTCAGTCTGTCCGGCGGCACCGAGAACCTGCAGATTCCGGAGTACGCGCACGCTGTCGTGATGGGTGTGAACAAGCAGCGCGTGCCGGGTAAGGGCAGTGCGTTCTTCATTCACAGCGGTGACGGCAGCGCGACCGCTGGGTGCGTTTCCATCGATGACGCCACCTTGGTGAGCCTCATGCGCTGGCTTCAGCCGGGGGCCGTTGTGGCTGTCGCTCAATAG
- the wrbA gene encoding NAD(P)H:quinone oxidoreductase, translating into MSKLSVIYYSATGHGAKMAQRVAAAAEAAGAETRVRHIAETRDPESFRENEAWLANYEATKDLPAATGEDIVWADAVIFGTPTRFGSPASQFRTFIDTLGGLWAQGKLADKVYAAFTSSQTEHGGQETTLLALYISLMHFGGIIVPPGYTDGVKFADGNPYGVGHVTGPENKNGLSEATNNALDHLATRVVSVADRLN; encoded by the coding sequence ATGAGCAAACTCAGCGTCATCTACTACTCGGCCACCGGTCACGGCGCCAAGATGGCCCAGCGCGTCGCGGCCGCGGCGGAGGCGGCCGGTGCGGAAACCCGTGTTCGACACATCGCTGAGACGCGGGATCCCGAGTCGTTCCGCGAGAACGAAGCCTGGTTGGCCAATTACGAAGCCACGAAGGATCTTCCGGCGGCGACGGGCGAGGACATCGTGTGGGCGGACGCGGTGATCTTCGGGACGCCCACCCGGTTCGGGTCACCGGCGTCGCAGTTCCGTACGTTCATCGACACCCTCGGCGGGCTCTGGGCCCAGGGCAAGCTGGCCGACAAGGTGTACGCCGCGTTTACCTCCTCGCAGACCGAGCACGGCGGTCAGGAGACCACCCTGCTGGCGCTCTACATCTCCCTGATGCACTTCGGCGGGATCATTGTCCCTCCGGGATACACCGACGGCGTGAAGTTCGCCGACGGCAACCCCTACGGCGTCGGCCACGTCACCGGACCGGAGAACAAGAACGGCCTGAGTGAGGCCACCAACAACGCCCTGGACCACCTGGCCACCCGCGTCGTTTCGGTGGCCGACCGGCTCAACTGA
- a CDS encoding nuclear transport factor 2 family protein, with translation MGDREDIERVKYQYLRALDTKHWADFEDALTEDVVGDYGSSVGEEHHFTDRSSLVEYMRSSLPANVITEHRVSHPEITVSGDTATGRWYLQDRVIVADFDFMLIGAAFYSDTYRRTSAGWKIASTGYQRTYEATMSLKGLDFKLTPGAALAL, from the coding sequence ATGGGTGATCGGGAAGACATCGAACGCGTCAAGTATCAGTACCTGCGGGCCTTGGACACCAAGCACTGGGCTGACTTCGAGGACGCGCTCACCGAGGACGTCGTGGGCGACTACGGATCCTCGGTGGGCGAGGAGCACCACTTCACCGACCGCTCCTCACTGGTGGAGTACATGCGGTCGTCACTGCCGGCCAACGTCATCACCGAGCACCGGGTCAGCCACCCCGAAATCACCGTCTCCGGCGACACCGCGACCGGCAGGTGGTATCTCCAGGACCGCGTGATCGTGGCCGACTTCGACTTCATGTTGATCGGGGCGGCGTTCTACTCCGATACCTACCGCCGCACGTCGGCCGGCTGGAAGATCGCCTCGACCGGCTACCAGCGCACCTACGAGGCGACCATGTCGCTCAAGGGGCTGGACTTCAAATTGACCCCCGGCGCCGCGCTGGCGCTCTGA
- a CDS encoding DUF5632 domain-containing protein yields MTTVVSGALADQEGATADSANASFNAGTQHALWIAEHNIAKADAYKVAADSLEGLRSELRTVAELGNSTIKQIQSNSAIVEKVLPIAQTVSLANSEAGRISAIWSAKVSAAAESVLALTGDGRSLEQFARDNGLELTQGHPEVKTDSLEQQIINKLDSLSESSSIGGPEKSALTELGNLGPDSPVSFVKGPSPLLQDTATATYPTESAPLYKSTDLPAMVNAVNAGDMPTKTIPAGVNVDQGVTAGVPGSVGGGGGGPAGHPMNAPIASPGGSASGGNSSLPPTTGLSSSTPSAPLSPESLAESFNSGMQSGAPMSAGAEALSQGISETAQQAPQNPTPPAPVAPTAPSGGFAYEAPQHFSEPAAPAPAPTETTQQPMYAAPVAAAPAAPVAPMAPMPAAPAGPLPAYGSDLRPTAAAAAPPPPVAAPAPLSAPTSAASGTAASNQPAVVRQAPTAAAQTGVTPAGIAETAMGSAATGAIAGAAAQQSIEQARLDRLLEAVARQEPKLKWAIGDREDGTTVLVTDLASGWIPPHIEIPKGVELLQPQKRRGGLEHLLGETVNHSIWTPGHYLPNAKDVEPVEMTFRARQVPDIEELNWELTQATNWRDGLPRLAHTLTKAGIAGTGVLESEADLLYEHLTAARDKVVRAYPDSVDPTDVGNWQLLAAISGLIAKDKTTLKYHFAWFQALSMATQGGSR; encoded by the coding sequence TTGACCACCGTAGTTTCGGGAGCGCTGGCCGACCAGGAAGGCGCAACAGCAGACTCGGCCAATGCGAGCTTCAACGCAGGCACACAGCATGCATTGTGGATCGCGGAACATAACATCGCGAAAGCGGACGCCTACAAAGTAGCCGCCGATTCGCTAGAAGGTCTACGGTCCGAGTTGCGAACCGTCGCAGAACTAGGCAACTCCACAATCAAACAAATACAAAGCAATTCTGCCATTGTGGAAAAAGTGTTGCCTATTGCACAAACCGTTTCATTAGCGAATTCCGAAGCTGGGAGGATTTCGGCTATCTGGTCCGCCAAGGTCAGTGCAGCAGCCGAATCTGTACTAGCCTTGACCGGTGATGGTCGATCGCTCGAACAATTCGCCCGAGATAACGGACTCGAATTGACCCAAGGTCACCCTGAAGTAAAGACCGATTCGCTCGAACAGCAGATAATTAATAAGCTTGACTCACTTTCGGAATCATCCTCAATCGGCGGCCCCGAAAAATCAGCGCTTACCGAGCTTGGCAACTTGGGTCCTGACAGTCCGGTGAGTTTCGTCAAGGGGCCCTCACCACTCTTGCAAGATACGGCTACGGCGACCTATCCAACCGAATCGGCCCCGCTGTACAAAAGCACCGACCTGCCAGCCATGGTTAACGCCGTAAACGCGGGAGACATGCCAACGAAAACGATTCCGGCCGGAGTCAACGTAGACCAGGGTGTGACCGCTGGCGTCCCCGGAAGTGTCGGGGGCGGAGGCGGAGGACCGGCCGGACACCCCATGAATGCTCCGATCGCCAGCCCTGGAGGTAGTGCGTCCGGGGGAAACTCAAGCCTTCCCCCCACCACCGGCCTCTCCTCATCCACACCCAGCGCCCCACTCAGCCCCGAATCCCTGGCCGAGAGCTTCAACAGCGGCATGCAGTCCGGTGCGCCGATGTCGGCCGGCGCAGAAGCGCTCTCGCAGGGCATCTCGGAGACCGCTCAGCAGGCCCCGCAGAACCCGACGCCGCCAGCCCCCGTCGCACCCACCGCGCCGTCCGGCGGATTCGCCTACGAAGCGCCACAACACTTCTCCGAGCCAGCTGCGCCGGCGCCGGCACCCACCGAGACCACCCAGCAGCCCATGTACGCCGCGCCTGTGGCCGCCGCTCCGGCAGCGCCCGTCGCACCCATGGCGCCTATGCCCGCAGCCCCGGCGGGCCCGCTGCCAGCCTACGGATCTGATCTTCGACCCACTGCGGCAGCAGCCGCTCCCCCGCCACCTGTCGCCGCGCCAGCTCCATTGTCGGCTCCGACCAGCGCCGCCAGCGGCACCGCGGCAAGCAACCAGCCGGCTGTCGTCCGCCAAGCACCCACTGCGGCAGCACAAACCGGCGTGACACCGGCGGGCATCGCCGAGACTGCGATGGGATCAGCGGCAACCGGTGCCATCGCCGGGGCTGCCGCCCAACAATCCATTGAACAGGCCCGCCTGGATCGACTGCTCGAAGCTGTTGCCCGGCAGGAACCCAAACTCAAGTGGGCCATCGGCGACCGCGAAGACGGCACCACCGTCCTGGTGACCGACCTGGCGTCCGGATGGATCCCACCGCACATCGAGATCCCCAAGGGGGTCGAGCTGCTGCAGCCGCAGAAGCGGCGCGGCGGATTGGAACACCTGCTGGGCGAAACGGTCAATCACTCGATCTGGACACCGGGACACTACCTGCCCAACGCCAAAGACGTTGAGCCCGTTGAGATGACATTCCGGGCGCGCCAGGTCCCCGACATCGAGGAGCTCAACTGGGAGCTCACCCAGGCCACCAACTGGCGCGACGGCCTGCCGAGGCTGGCACACACCCTGACCAAGGCAGGGATCGCGGGCACCGGTGTCCTGGAATCCGAAGCCGACCTGCTGTACGAACACTTGACGGCGGCCCGGGACAAGGTGGTCAGGGCCTACCCCGACAGTGTCGACCCGACTGATGTGGGGAATTGGCAGCTACTAGCTGCTATCAGCGGACTCATCGCCAAGGACAAGACGACCTTGAAGTACCACTTTGCCTGGTTCCAAGCACTCAGCATGGCAACACAAGGGGGATCACGATGA
- a CDS encoding DUF2563 family protein encodes MADEGAQALGRRSVSSGIFGGFAAAGDFELIMSDAHGQHVTRLRNHERRLGVLGDKGHVAASAFVDMEERNAEALRAVAWPITQA; translated from the coding sequence TTGGCCGACGAGGGTGCGCAAGCACTAGGTCGGCGGTCTGTCTCATCTGGAATCTTCGGCGGGTTCGCGGCTGCCGGCGACTTCGAGCTGATCATGTCCGACGCGCACGGTCAGCATGTGACGCGGCTTCGGAACCACGAGCGCAGACTCGGAGTCTTGGGCGACAAGGGGCATGTCGCTGCGTCCGCATTTGTCGATATGGAGGAGCGCAACGCGGAGGCGTTGCGAGCGGTGGCGTGGCCGATTACCCAAGCCTGA